A single region of the Thermoleophilum album genome encodes:
- the aspS gene encoding aspartate--tRNA ligase, whose amino-acid sequence MSGNELGAKDLVPRDPRFAPVAPNRYRDRWAGTLRPADAGAQVRLAGWIHRRRDHGGVVFCDLRDRSGLVQLVFRPDADPSVHQRAHQLRSEDVVSVRGTVVERPPETVNRDLATGAIEVVVDELEVLATSATPPFPIDEPRQLGEETRLRYRYLDLRREQMATALLLRDRVCREIRDQLAGEGFVEIETPILTRSTPEGARDFLVPARLRPGTFYALPQSPQLYKQLLMIAGYERYFQIARCFRDEDLRSDRQPEFTQLDIEMAFVDEDDVIATCDRLVARLLALAGIEVRLPIERVTYDELMLRYGSDRADRRLRREIHDLSDIFRTSEFNVFAKTVADGGCVRGFATAGDFPRRRFDELTERARELGAGGLVWAVVEEGGSWRSPVAKFLSPAEMHSTVERLGAAPGDALFIVADRPQLAASVLGALRVEAAPATVSGHDIYWVTDFPMFEWNSEEQRLDPLHHPFTAPKGDLSDDPLTWRSRAYDLVVDGWELGGGSIRIHDPELQLRVLDALGIGEQEAREKFGFLLDALRYGAPPHGGIAFGLDRLVALLAGRESIRDVIAFPKSASGADPLTGAPTPVTDAQLRELGIRLAHVPSRAQEGAGRS is encoded by the coding sequence TTGAGCGGCAACGAACTCGGCGCCAAGGACCTCGTACCTCGCGATCCGCGCTTCGCGCCCGTCGCACCGAACCGCTACCGCGACCGCTGGGCCGGCACTCTGCGTCCCGCCGATGCCGGGGCGCAGGTACGGCTGGCAGGGTGGATCCACCGCCGCCGCGACCACGGCGGCGTCGTCTTCTGCGACTTGCGCGACCGCAGCGGGCTCGTCCAGCTTGTGTTTCGTCCCGACGCCGACCCCAGCGTCCACCAGCGGGCTCACCAGCTGCGTTCCGAGGACGTCGTCTCGGTGCGCGGCACGGTCGTCGAGCGCCCGCCGGAAACCGTCAACCGCGACCTCGCCACCGGCGCCATCGAGGTCGTCGTCGACGAGCTCGAGGTGCTCGCAACCAGCGCTACGCCGCCGTTCCCGATCGACGAACCGCGTCAGCTCGGCGAAGAGACGCGGCTGCGCTACCGCTACCTCGATCTGCGACGCGAGCAGATGGCCACCGCGCTGCTGTTGCGCGACCGCGTGTGTCGCGAGATCCGTGACCAGCTCGCCGGCGAGGGTTTCGTCGAGATCGAGACGCCGATCCTCACGCGCTCGACGCCCGAGGGAGCGCGCGACTTCCTCGTGCCGGCACGTCTGCGCCCGGGGACGTTCTACGCGCTGCCGCAGTCGCCGCAGCTCTACAAGCAGCTCTTGATGATCGCGGGCTACGAGCGCTACTTCCAGATCGCGCGCTGTTTCCGCGACGAGGACCTGCGCTCCGACCGCCAGCCCGAGTTCACCCAGCTCGACATCGAGATGGCGTTTGTCGACGAGGACGACGTGATCGCCACCTGCGACCGGTTGGTGGCGCGTCTGCTCGCGCTCGCCGGTATCGAGGTCCGACTGCCGATCGAGCGCGTCACCTACGACGAGCTGATGCTGCGCTATGGCTCGGACCGCGCCGACCGGCGGCTGCGGCGCGAGATCCACGACCTCAGCGACATCTTCCGCACCAGCGAGTTCAACGTGTTCGCGAAGACGGTGGCCGACGGTGGCTGCGTGCGCGGTTTCGCCACGGCAGGCGACTTCCCGCGGCGACGCTTCGACGAGCTAACCGAGCGCGCACGCGAGCTGGGGGCTGGGGGGCTCGTGTGGGCTGTCGTTGAGGAGGGCGGAAGCTGGCGCTCGCCGGTAGCGAAGTTTCTCTCGCCCGCCGAGATGCACAGCACCGTCGAGCGTTTGGGGGCAGCCCCTGGCGACGCTCTTTTCATCGTCGCCGACCGGCCGCAGCTGGCCGCGAGTGTGCTCGGCGCACTGCGTGTCGAGGCGGCACCGGCGACGGTGTCGGGCCACGACATCTACTGGGTCACCGATTTCCCGATGTTCGAGTGGAACAGCGAGGAGCAGCGGCTGGACCCGCTCCACCACCCCTTCACCGCCCCGAAAGGCGACCTCTCGGACGATCCTCTCACCTGGCGCAGTCGCGCCTACGACCTGGTGGTCGACGGCTGGGAGCTCGGTGGCGGCTCGATCCGCATCCACGACCCCGAGCTGCAGCTGCGCGTTCTCGACGCGCTCGGCATCGGCGAGCAGGAGGCGCGGGAAAAGTTCGGTTTCCTGCTCGACGCGCTTCGCTACGGAGCGCCGCCGCACGGTGGTATCGCTTTCGGCCTTGATCGGCTGGTGGCGCTTTTGGCCGGGCGCGAGTCGATCCGTGACGTGATCGCCTTCCCGAAGTCGGCGAGCGGGGCCGACCCGCTCACGGGGGCGCCGACCCCCGTCACCGACGCGCAGCTGCGCGAGCTCGGAATCAGGTTGGCGCACGTGCCGTCGCGGGCGCAGGAAGGCGCCGGCCGCAGCTGA
- the hisS gene encoding histidine--tRNA ligase codes for MAAERLRAPRGTFDVLPPDSGRRRWLQALCAEVLERAGFSYVETPVLESTELFARGVGASTDIVRKEMFTFSDKAGRSLTLRPENTAGICRAYIEHGMHKWPQPVRLWYWGPFFRHEAPQAGRYRQFTQVGAETLGSDDPAIDAEAILLLAEILERAGVERLRLRIASLGSPETRQAYAEELRSYLRGREAELAPEVRERLDVNPLRAFDSDHAGTRAVMAAAPRLLDRLAADDVEHFRAVLGLLDAAGLEYEVDTTLVRGLDYYTRTVFEFESAALGAQRGVGGGGRYDRLVAELGGPDTPACGWAAGVERILLAGANGPAKAGPDVVVATATGARDAVARALRLARELRAAGLAAELAEPGRALRRQLRRADRVGARAVAIVGDDLQLKMLDSGAQTPVAGPAEVVRALASGGEGADPGVTA; via the coding sequence GTGGCGGCCGAGCGACTACGCGCACCGCGCGGAACCTTCGACGTGCTGCCGCCCGACAGCGGGCGCCGGCGCTGGCTCCAGGCGCTGTGTGCGGAAGTGCTGGAACGCGCCGGGTTCAGCTACGTCGAGACACCGGTGCTCGAAAGCACCGAGCTTTTCGCCCGCGGCGTCGGTGCCTCCACTGACATCGTGCGCAAGGAGATGTTCACTTTTTCCGACAAGGCGGGCCGTTCGCTCACTCTGCGGCCCGAGAACACGGCTGGCATCTGCCGCGCCTACATCGAGCACGGCATGCACAAGTGGCCGCAGCCGGTGCGCCTCTGGTACTGGGGGCCGTTCTTCCGACACGAGGCGCCGCAAGCCGGCCGCTACCGCCAGTTCACGCAGGTGGGCGCCGAGACGCTTGGCTCCGACGATCCCGCGATCGACGCCGAAGCGATCCTGCTGCTCGCCGAGATCCTCGAGCGCGCCGGCGTCGAACGTTTGCGCTTGCGGATCGCGAGCCTCGGCAGTCCCGAGACGCGCCAGGCGTACGCCGAGGAGTTGCGCAGCTACCTGCGTGGGCGCGAGGCGGAGCTAGCACCGGAGGTGCGCGAGCGTCTCGACGTCAATCCGCTGCGTGCGTTCGACTCCGACCACGCCGGCACGCGCGCTGTGATGGCAGCGGCGCCGCGTCTGCTCGACCGGCTCGCGGCGGACGACGTCGAGCACTTCCGGGCGGTGCTCGGGTTGCTCGACGCAGCCGGGCTCGAATACGAGGTCGACACGACGCTCGTGCGCGGCCTCGACTACTACACGCGCACGGTCTTCGAGTTCGAGTCAGCGGCGCTCGGTGCGCAGCGCGGCGTCGGCGGCGGCGGTCGCTACGACCGTCTCGTCGCCGAGCTGGGTGGTCCCGATACGCCTGCGTGCGGGTGGGCAGCGGGTGTCGAGCGCATCCTGCTCGCCGGTGCTAACGGGCCGGCAAAGGCCGGTCCCGACGTGGTCGTCGCCACTGCCACAGGCGCTCGCGACGCTGTCGCGCGAGCTCTCCGGCTCGCGCGCGAGCTGCGCGCCGCCGGACTGGCGGCGGAACTCGCCGAACCCGGCCGTGCGTTGCGGCGCCAACTGCGACGGGCCGATCGCGTCGGCGCGCGCGCGGTGGCGATCGTCGGCGACGACCTGCAGCTGAAAATGCTCGACTCGGGAGCCCAGACGCCCGTCGCCGGCCCAGCGGAGGTCGTGCGGGCGCTGGCTAGCGGCGGAGAGGGTGCAGACCCGGGGGTGACAGCTTGA
- a CDS encoding MBL fold metallo-hydrolase → MDVRCFTVGPVAENCYLVRAENRPGAPALLVDPGDEAERLLDAIERLEARVEAILITHCHFDHIGAVAPVARATGAPVWVPAAERHVLADINSYVPWPGFGPFESWEAEHTVAGGEKLELAGFEIDVLFTPGHSPGHVSYSLPDRGALFSGDVLFRGSVGRTDLPGADWDTLLASIRKLLETLPGETTVYPGHMGVTTLERERHTNPFLAEIAS, encoded by the coding sequence GTGGACGTGCGTTGCTTCACAGTCGGTCCGGTGGCCGAGAACTGCTACCTCGTGCGCGCAGAGAACCGGCCGGGTGCGCCGGCGCTGCTCGTCGATCCCGGCGACGAGGCCGAGCGGCTGCTCGACGCGATCGAGCGTCTCGAGGCCCGCGTCGAGGCGATCCTGATCACGCACTGCCACTTCGATCACATCGGTGCTGTCGCTCCGGTCGCACGTGCGACCGGAGCACCGGTGTGGGTACCCGCTGCCGAGCGCCACGTTCTCGCCGACATCAACAGCTACGTGCCGTGGCCCGGGTTCGGTCCGTTCGAGAGCTGGGAGGCCGAGCACACGGTTGCTGGTGGCGAGAAGCTGGAGCTCGCCGGGTTCGAGATCGACGTTCTGTTCACCCCCGGCCACAGCCCCGGCCACGTGAGCTATTCCCTGCCGGACCGCGGTGCGCTCTTTTCGGGCGACGTGCTCTTCCGCGGGTCGGTGGGGCGCACCGACCTGCCCGGTGCCGACTGGGACACGCTGCTCGCCAGCATCCGCAAGCTGCTCGAGACGCTCCCCGGCGAGACGACCGTCTATCCCGGGCACATGGGCGTGACGACGCTCGAGCGCGAGCGGCACACGAACCCCTTCCTGGCCGAGATCGCTAGCTGA
- a CDS encoding MDR family MFS transporter, which translates to MQGSSLSTAYPLGLRRTVVVFSGLMLGMLLAAVSQTIVATALPKIVADLGGLDHYSWVVSAYLLASTVTVPLYGKLSDIYGRRELFALAICLFMIGSTVCGLATGMGMLIAGRAVQGLGAGGLIPLAIAAIGDIIAPRERGRWQAVTGAVFGVASVVGPTLGGWIADTASWRWAFFVGMPFGLMALAVVAVGFRGAFERRPHEIDYVGAALLVTGVTAGLLACVWGGSKLAWTSPVELGLFALSLVTLVAFVAWERQRAEPIIPVGLFRERTFAASQAALFTVGAAMFGAIVYVPLFVQSALGRSATSSGAVLTPLMLGLVAASAGAGQIVSRTGRYRALLAAGPLVMAAGFGLLAGLGARSTPGQVTLALTVTGIGLGLCMQTYVVVVQNAVPRRLMGAATAATQFFRQIGATIGVTIGGAVVSSRLADELAARLGPKAAGASSTLAAPRTGGHAEQALASALPAREALASALHPVFVAGVPLLLVAFVCALFVEHIELRRTVGESAAEASVG; encoded by the coding sequence ATGCAAGGATCTTCTCTGTCGACCGCCTACCCGCTCGGCCTGCGCCGCACCGTCGTGGTGTTCAGCGGCCTGATGCTCGGCATGCTGCTCGCCGCCGTCAGCCAAACCATCGTCGCGACGGCACTGCCGAAGATCGTCGCCGACCTCGGCGGTCTCGACCACTACTCGTGGGTGGTCTCGGCGTACCTGCTTGCCTCGACAGTGACGGTGCCGCTCTACGGGAAGCTGTCCGACATCTATGGCCGGCGCGAGCTCTTCGCTCTCGCGATCTGCCTGTTCATGATCGGTTCCACGGTCTGCGGCCTAGCCACCGGCATGGGCATGCTGATCGCCGGTCGCGCGGTTCAGGGTCTCGGCGCGGGCGGTTTGATTCCGCTCGCGATCGCAGCCATCGGCGACATCATCGCCCCGCGCGAACGCGGACGTTGGCAGGCGGTGACGGGTGCAGTGTTCGGTGTCGCTTCTGTCGTCGGTCCCACGCTCGGCGGTTGGATCGCCGACACCGCCAGCTGGCGCTGGGCGTTCTTCGTCGGCATGCCGTTCGGCCTGATGGCTCTCGCCGTCGTCGCCGTCGGTTTCCGGGGCGCGTTCGAGCGGCGACCGCACGAGATCGACTACGTGGGTGCTGCTCTGCTCGTGACCGGTGTCACCGCCGGTTTGCTCGCGTGCGTGTGGGGCGGGAGCAAGCTCGCCTGGACCTCACCCGTCGAGCTTGGCCTTTTCGCACTCTCCCTTGTGACGCTCGTGGCTTTCGTTGCCTGGGAGCGGCAGCGCGCCGAGCCGATCATCCCGGTCGGCCTCTTCCGCGAGCGCACGTTCGCCGCCAGCCAAGCTGCTTTGTTCACGGTGGGCGCCGCGATGTTCGGCGCGATCGTTTACGTGCCGCTGTTCGTACAGAGCGCGCTTGGCCGCAGCGCCACGAGCTCTGGGGCGGTGCTCACGCCGCTGATGTTGGGCCTCGTCGCAGCGAGCGCCGGCGCCGGACAGATCGTCTCGCGCACTGGCCGCTACCGCGCGCTGCTCGCAGCCGGACCGCTCGTGATGGCGGCCGGTTTCGGACTGCTCGCTGGTCTCGGCGCGCGCTCGACACCCGGACAGGTCACGCTCGCCCTGACAGTCACAGGGATCGGGCTCGGACTGTGCATGCAGACGTACGTCGTGGTCGTGCAGAATGCTGTGCCACGTCGACTGATGGGCGCCGCAACCGCCGCCACCCAGTTCTTCCGTCAGATCGGCGCCACGATCGGCGTGACGATCGGTGGCGCGGTGGTGTCGAGCCGGCTCGCCGACGAGCTCGCCGCCCGCCTCGGCCCGAAGGCGGCGGGAGCGAGCAGCACGCTCGCTGCACCGCGTACCGGCGGCCACGCCGAGCAGGCGCTCGCAAGCGCGCTCCCGGCACGGGAAGCGCTGGCGTCGGCGCTGCACCCGGTTTTCGTGGCCGGCGTACCGTTGCTCCTCGTGGCGTTCGTATGCGCCCTCTTCGTCGAACACATCGAGCTGCGACGGACGGTCGGCGAGTCCGCCGCCGAGGCAAGCGTCGGTTAA
- a CDS encoding MarR family winged helix-turn-helix transcriptional regulator translates to MGAHGDSAREDRTRPLPESQRLAAAFERIGLALGCGDPAIVDASERHHLTHPRRTVLALLADRGGMRVGEIARATGMSDATASRTVDALARSGLVERQPDPHDRRSVRVVATSAGRQLIDRRRRTFLAVLARGLERLSPAERDRLVELVEALAAELDRLGSSPAHDRAGDGEHVPAATRVG, encoded by the coding sequence GTGGGCGCGCACGGCGACAGCGCACGAGAAGACCGCACCCGTCCGTTGCCGGAGTCACAGCGCCTCGCCGCGGCGTTCGAGCGCATCGGGCTCGCGCTCGGCTGCGGCGACCCCGCGATCGTCGACGCCAGCGAGCGCCACCACCTCACCCACCCGCGGCGCACCGTGCTCGCTCTGCTCGCCGACCGCGGCGGGATGCGCGTCGGCGAGATCGCCCGGGCGACCGGGATGAGCGACGCCACGGCCAGCCGGACGGTCGACGCGCTGGCGCGGTCGGGCCTCGTCGAGCGACAGCCCGACCCACACGACCGGCGCAGCGTGCGCGTCGTGGCCACCTCCGCCGGCCGCCAGCTGATCGACCGCCGGCGGCGCACGTTCCTCGCCGTGCTCGCGCGCGGACTGGAGCGCCTCTCCCCTGCGGAGCGCGACCGCCTGGTGGAGCTGGTCGAAGCGCTCGCGGCGGAGCTCGACAGGCTCGGCAGCTCCCCCGCGCACGACCGTGCCGGCGACGGCGAGCACGTCCCTGCGGCAACCCGAGTGGGCTGA
- a CDS encoding NYN domain-containing protein, whose translation MLWLVDGMNVVAAGPPGWQRDRDRAMAELVAELETYVARTGDDVCVVFERRPRPLLRSPLVEIVHARRRGPDAGDFELVRRLRACQAPTTVCVVTSDRWLADAARALGAAVVSADHFRRRLAQV comes from the coding sequence GTGCTGTGGCTGGTCGACGGCATGAACGTCGTCGCGGCAGGACCGCCCGGGTGGCAGCGCGACCGCGACCGAGCGATGGCGGAGCTCGTCGCCGAGCTCGAGACGTACGTCGCGCGCACCGGCGACGACGTCTGCGTGGTGTTCGAGCGCCGACCGCGGCCGCTGCTGCGCTCGCCTTTGGTCGAGATCGTTCACGCGCGCCGGCGGGGTCCGGACGCCGGCGATTTCGAGCTCGTCCGGAGATTGCGCGCGTGCCAGGCGCCGACCACGGTGTGCGTGGTTACGTCCGACCGCTGGCTGGCCGATGCGGCCCGGGCGCTGGGGGCGGCGGTGGTCAGCGCTGACCACTTCCGGCGGCGTCTGGCTCAAGTGTGA
- a CDS encoding ABC transporter ATP-binding protein — protein MATRIVVATLGVSVSRRAIAFTRPVRTVGALRTFRRLLGLLDRYRAAVVASVLLACAALAAGVAIPYVIGRAVDDIRAGGARLEFYGAAIAALAIVRWLVSVARRLVAGRVSLGVERDLRNLMYAHLHRLDSAFFDRSEIGQLVSRTTADLQSIRFFLGYGLVFAIQSLVTLVVALAVMVWSSPLLTVVALWPAPLLIAAATRFGRRNRPASQLVQQRLAELTAEAEQSLAGIQVVKAHAAEAWRQHRFAGSARRLYAQALVSTRLRAFYGPLIAFLPQLGLATLLVVGAQAVRSGSVTLGEFVAFYGYVVVLSGPMRTLGMALGMAQRAVAAGNRVFEVLDRRPAIVERRPARPLPRGHGQLELRDVWFGYDPARPILRGLSLTIEPGSVLGIEGPTGCGKSTLAALVARLYDVDRGAVLLDGVDVRELRLAELRRAVCLASADAPLLPLTLRANVAYGDPAASDSEIVAALTAAGAEKLLEELPQGLDTLLGERGQRLSGGQRQRVALARALLLRPRVLILDDPVASVDARTERLIAERIAPIVRRQTTLIVAHRPALLELADRVVALDGGKVRDRRAGAAGRSSAGAPGAHGRSTVDA, from the coding sequence GTGGCCACGAGGATCGTCGTGGCCACGCTCGGGGTTAGCGTCTCGCGCCGGGCGATCGCGTTCACGCGCCCTGTTCGTACAGTCGGTGCGTTGCGCACGTTCCGCCGTCTATTAGGTCTCCTCGACCGCTACCGCGCCGCCGTGGTCGCCTCGGTGCTGTTGGCCTGCGCGGCGCTCGCGGCCGGGGTCGCTATCCCCTACGTGATCGGCCGCGCCGTCGACGATATCCGTGCCGGCGGCGCGAGGCTCGAGTTCTACGGGGCTGCGATCGCCGCGCTTGCGATCGTGCGCTGGCTCGTCAGCGTCGCCCGCCGGCTGGTGGCGGGTCGTGTCTCGCTCGGTGTCGAGCGCGACCTCCGCAACCTCATGTACGCCCACCTCCACCGCCTCGACAGTGCGTTTTTCGACAGGAGCGAGATCGGTCAGCTCGTCTCGCGCACCACGGCCGACCTGCAGTCGATCCGCTTCTTCCTCGGCTACGGCCTGGTCTTCGCGATCCAGTCGCTCGTGACGCTGGTCGTAGCGCTTGCGGTGATGGTCTGGTCGAGCCCACTTTTGACAGTTGTCGCGCTGTGGCCGGCGCCGCTCTTGATCGCCGCGGCGACACGCTTTGGCCGCCGAAACCGCCCGGCGAGCCAGCTCGTCCAGCAGCGCCTCGCCGAGCTCACCGCCGAGGCGGAGCAGTCGCTAGCCGGGATCCAGGTCGTCAAGGCCCACGCTGCCGAGGCGTGGCGCCAACACCGCTTCGCTGGGTCCGCCCGACGCCTCTACGCCCAGGCGCTGGTTTCTACCCGGCTGCGCGCGTTCTACGGGCCGCTGATCGCGTTCCTTCCTCAGCTCGGGCTGGCGACGCTGCTCGTCGTGGGCGCGCAGGCGGTGCGGTCGGGGTCGGTGACGCTCGGTGAGTTCGTCGCCTTCTACGGATACGTCGTCGTGCTGAGCGGCCCGATGCGCACGCTCGGTATGGCCCTTGGGATGGCACAGCGTGCGGTGGCTGCCGGCAACCGCGTGTTCGAGGTGCTCGATCGCCGCCCCGCGATCGTCGAACGGCGGCCGGCGCGCCCCCTACCGCGCGGGCACGGGCAGCTCGAGCTGCGCGACGTGTGGTTCGGCTACGACCCGGCACGGCCGATCCTGCGCGGACTCTCGCTCACCATCGAGCCGGGAAGCGTGCTTGGGATCGAGGGACCGACAGGCTGCGGCAAGAGCACGCTCGCCGCGCTCGTCGCCCGCCTATACGACGTCGACCGCGGGGCGGTGTTGCTGGACGGCGTCGACGTGCGCGAGCTGCGGCTCGCCGAGCTTCGTCGCGCAGTGTGTCTGGCGAGCGCCGACGCCCCGCTGCTGCCCTTGACTTTGCGCGCTAACGTCGCCTACGGCGACCCGGCGGCGAGCGACAGCGAAATCGTCGCCGCGCTCACCGCGGCCGGTGCAGAGAAGCTGCTGGAAGAGCTTCCCCAGGGGCTCGACACGCTGCTTGGCGAGCGCGGCCAGCGGCTCTCCGGCGGTCAACGCCAGCGCGTCGCGCTGGCGCGCGCGCTCCTCTTGCGCCCGCGCGTTTTGATCCTCGACGATCCGGTGGCGAGCGTCGACGCGCGCACCGAGCGCCTTATCGCCGAGCGCATCGCGCCGATCGTTCGCCGCCAGACGACGCTGATCGTCGCCCACCGTCCCGCTCTCCTCGAGCTGGCGGACCGTGTGGTGGCGCTCGACGGCGGCAAGGTGCGCGACCGTCGAGCGGGCGCCGCGGGGCGATCGAGCGCGGGCGCGCCGGGCGCGCACGGGAGGAGCACGGTCGATGCCTGA
- a CDS encoding ABC transporter ATP-binding protein: MPDARSRDTSAELPEHRLRALWALLAGQRGRALAAATAIVCATAASLAPPYLAGRVVDAAAHHRGNGTIALLAAAFLASSALVFATSRAQTLLVGIVGQAVLRDLRVRAFGHLLRQPLAYHHRVATGTSLSRLTNDVQALDQLLSDGAVTFVSATLTLVGLAVVLFLLDPTLAALAFGFALPVLAAGLWFRSASRAAYRITRERIAAITAYIQQTLAAIRTSKLFVQEKRHLRELAELGESNVAANMRTVRLNAAYFPGVELLTGLATVVVVVVGGKRVLDGATSIGTLAAFVFYLQNFFDPVQQLSQLHTTYQAGVAGLDRVLELLRREPELDDPPRPRPLRRARPAVRIVEASYSYDGAHRVLHGVSLALAPGRTVALVGPTGAGKTTLARLACRLIDPDDGAVLVDGIDARELAQAELRRRVLLVPQEPFLFPGTIAENIALGDARAGRSAVEDAARAVGVHATIERLPAGYDTDVGEAGGRLSAGERQLVCLARAVLADPAILILDEASSAVDAATEAHVRAALARLSAGRGVLVIAHRLAGTVRADEIAVLEHGRLVERGSHRQLLAAGGAYARLWRAWVEGSSNGAGAARL; encoded by the coding sequence ATGCCTGACGCGCGCTCTCGCGACACCAGCGCCGAGCTTCCGGAGCACCGCCTGCGCGCCCTGTGGGCTCTGCTTGCCGGGCAACGCGGTCGCGCGCTGGCCGCGGCGACCGCGATCGTCTGTGCGACCGCCGCTTCGCTCGCGCCGCCGTATCTGGCCGGCCGCGTCGTCGACGCGGCCGCACACCACCGCGGGAACGGCACGATCGCGCTGTTGGCAGCGGCCTTCCTCGCCAGCAGCGCCCTCGTCTTCGCGACCAGCCGTGCCCAGACGCTGCTAGTCGGCATCGTCGGCCAAGCCGTGTTGCGCGACCTGCGCGTGCGCGCGTTCGGCCACCTGCTGCGCCAGCCGCTGGCGTACCACCACCGTGTCGCCACCGGAACGTCGCTGTCGCGTCTCACCAACGATGTCCAGGCGCTCGATCAGCTCCTCAGCGACGGCGCCGTGACGTTCGTCAGTGCGACGCTGACGCTCGTCGGCCTCGCCGTCGTGCTGTTCCTGCTCGACCCCACGCTTGCCGCGCTCGCATTCGGTTTCGCGCTGCCCGTCCTGGCTGCGGGTCTGTGGTTCCGTTCGGCGTCGCGCGCTGCTTACCGCATCACGCGCGAGCGGATCGCCGCGATCACCGCCTACATCCAGCAGACCCTCGCCGCAATTCGCACGAGCAAGCTCTTCGTCCAGGAGAAGCGACACCTGCGCGAGCTTGCCGAGCTCGGCGAAAGCAACGTGGCGGCGAACATGCGCACGGTCCGCCTCAACGCCGCCTACTTCCCGGGCGTCGAGCTTCTGACGGGGCTCGCCACGGTGGTGGTCGTGGTGGTCGGCGGCAAGCGCGTGCTCGACGGTGCGACGTCGATCGGCACGCTGGCGGCGTTCGTCTTTTACCTCCAGAACTTCTTCGATCCCGTCCAGCAGCTTTCGCAGCTTCACACCACCTACCAAGCGGGCGTCGCCGGTCTCGACCGCGTGCTCGAACTTTTGCGGCGCGAACCCGAGCTCGACGACCCGCCACGTCCGCGCCCACTCCGCCGCGCCCGACCCGCGGTGCGCATCGTCGAGGCGAGCTACTCGTACGACGGTGCGCACCGGGTGCTGCACGGGGTTTCGCTCGCTCTCGCGCCGGGACGCACGGTGGCCCTGGTCGGCCCGACCGGCGCGGGCAAAACGACGCTCGCACGGCTCGCCTGCCGGCTGATCGATCCCGACGACGGCGCCGTCCTAGTCGACGGCATCGACGCCCGCGAGCTCGCCCAGGCCGAGCTGCGCCGGCGTGTGCTGCTGGTCCCGCAGGAGCCGTTCCTGTTTCCAGGCACGATCGCCGAGAACATCGCGCTCGGCGATGCGCGCGCCGGACGCTCCGCGGTCGAGGACGCGGCGCGTGCCGTGGGTGTGCACGCGACGATCGAGCGTCTGCCGGCCGGCTACGACACCGACGTCGGCGAGGCCGGGGGTCGCCTGTCGGCGGGCGAAAGACAACTCGTGTGCCTTGCCCGCGCGGTGCTCGCCGACCCGGCGATCCTGATCCTCGACGAGGCGAGCTCGGCCGTCGACGCCGCCACGGAGGCGCACGTGCGTGCTGCGCTCGCACGGTTAAGCGCTGGGCGTGGAGTTCTGGTCATCGCCCACCGCTTGGCGGGCACGGTGCGCGCCGACGAGATCGCGGTGCTCGAACACGGGCGGCTCGTGGAGCGCGGCTCCCACCGGCAGCTGCTCGCCGCCGGCGGAGCCTACGCCCGCCTGTGGCGGGCATGGGTCGAGGGGTCCAGCAACGGGGCTGGTGCGGCTAGACTCTGA